One stretch of Ornithinimicrobium ciconiae DNA includes these proteins:
- the pstB gene encoding phosphate ABC transporter ATP-binding protein PstB has protein sequence MSKRIDVNNLNIFYGKFHAVKDVSMVIEPKSVTAFIGPSGCGKSTFIRTLNRMHEVIPGARVEGEVSIDGKNLYGRGVDPVDVRREVGMVFQRPNPFPTMSIRDNVLAGVRLNSKRLSKKAGDELAERSLRGANLWNEVKDRLDKPGSGLSGGQQQRLCIARAIAVQPQVLLMDEPCSALDPISTLAIEDLINELKTDYTVVIVTHNMQQAARVSDRTGFFNLEATGQPGQLVEFDDTQKIFNNPSQKATEDYISGRFG, from the coding sequence ATGTCCAAGCGAATCGACGTCAACAACCTGAACATCTTTTATGGCAAGTTCCACGCCGTGAAGGACGTCAGCATGGTCATCGAGCCCAAGTCGGTGACCGCCTTCATCGGCCCGTCCGGCTGTGGCAAGTCCACCTTCATCCGCACCCTCAACCGGATGCACGAGGTGATCCCCGGTGCCCGGGTCGAGGGCGAGGTGAGCATCGACGGCAAGAACCTCTATGGTCGCGGCGTCGACCCGGTCGACGTCCGCCGCGAGGTCGGGATGGTCTTCCAGCGGCCCAACCCCTTCCCCACCATGTCCATTCGCGACAATGTGCTCGCCGGGGTCCGGCTCAACAGCAAGCGGCTGTCCAAGAAGGCCGGTGACGAGCTCGCGGAGCGCTCACTGCGAGGCGCGAACCTGTGGAACGAGGTCAAGGACCGGCTCGACAAGCCCGGCTCGGGCCTGTCCGGTGGGCAGCAGCAGCGACTGTGCATCGCCCGGGCGATCGCGGTGCAGCCGCAGGTCCTGCTGATGGATGAGCCCTGCTCGGCCCTGGACCCGATCTCGACGCTGGCCATCGAGGACCTGATCAACGAGCTCAAGACCGACTACACGGTCGTGATCGTCACCCACAACATGCAGCAGGCGGCGCGCGTCTCCGACCGCACCGGCTTCTTCAACCTGGAGGCCACGGGTCAGCCCGGTCAGCTGGTGGAGTTCGACGACACCCAGAAGATCTTCAACAATCCCAGCCAGAAGGCCACCGAGGACTACATCTCGGGTCGCTTCGGGTGA